A section of the Babylonia areolata isolate BAREFJ2019XMU chromosome 1, ASM4173473v1, whole genome shotgun sequence genome encodes:
- the LOC143286593 gene encoding tyrosine--tRNA ligase, mitochondrial-like isoform X2, with translation MAAHLRRAFVLPCFTDKLSHGCRRIQLLRLHSTMSSKVLSLHNRGVLQTVFPEGSVVELSHHLNRQQTMYCGFDPTADSLHVGNLLALVALLHCQAAGHTCLALVGGATALIGDPSGKTTERAAMTAEEVEKNVLKITENVQRVVNNYAAHIHKETKQPLPSFKIINNMEWYKGKSVVQFLSTVGRLFRMGPMLSKHSVQSRMKSAEGMSFTEFTYQIFQAYDWLHLHQKHRCSIQIGGNDQLGNIVAGYELISRVSKQPVFGMTVPLVTTTTGDKLGKTAGNAVWLDPHKTSPFHLYQYFINVADADVEKYLKLFTFLSDQEITSIMTKQQAKPENRVAQKALAEQVTLLVHGGIACLTQVWRQHCDGRRLCTGHP, from the exons ATGGCTGCACACCTGAGAAGAGCGTTCGTGCTTCCATGTTTCACGGACAAACTTTCACATGG ATGCCGCAGGATACAGCTGCTTCGTTTACACAGCACAATGTCTTCCAAAGTTCTGTCTCTTCACAACAGGGGTGTCCTGCAGACAGTGTTTCCAGAGGGAAG tgttgtggaaCTGTCCCATCACCTGAACCGGCAGCAGACGATGTACTGCGGCTTTGATCCAACTGCTGACAGTCTCCATGTTGGCAATCTGCTGGCTCTTGTTGCTCTGCTGCACTGTCAGGCAGCGGGCCACACTTGTCTGGCATTG GTGGGTGGAGCCACAGCTCTGATCGGGGATCCAAGTGGAAAGACAACGGAGCGGGCGGCCATGACggcggaggaggtggagaagaacgTGTTGAAAATCACAGAGAACGTGCAGAGAGTCGTCAACAACTACGCCGCTCACATCCATAAGGAGACAAAGCAGCCACTCCCCTCCTTCAA AATTATAAACAACATGGAATGGTATAAAGGAAAAAGTGTTGTGCAGTTTTTGTCAACCGTTGGTCGTCTTTTTCGAATGGGCCCAATGCTTTCaaaacacag tgttcagaGTCGAATGAAAAGTGCAGAGGGCATGAGTTTCACAGAGTTCACCTACCAGATCTTCCAGGCTTATGACTGGCTACATCTCCACCAGAAGCACCGGTGCAGTATTCAG ATTGGAGGCAATGATCAGCTGGGAAATATTGTTGCTGGCTATGAGCTGATTTCCAGAGTGTCAAAACAGCCAGTCTTTG gtatgacagtgccACTGGTGACCACAACAACAGGTGATAAGCTGGGGAAGACGGCAGGTAACGCTGTGTGGCTGGATCCGCACAAAACGTCACCCTTTCATCTCTACCAG TACTTCATCAACGTGGCTGATGCGGACGTGGAGAAATATCTCAAGTTATTCACCTTCCTGTCTGACCAAGAGATCACCAGCATCATGACCAAACAACAG GCAAAACCAGAGAACCGAGTGGCACAGAAGGCACTGGCAGAGCAAGTCACACTTCTGGTGCATGGAGGTATAGCATGCCTA ACTCAGGTCTGGAGGCAGCACTGCGATGGACGCAGGCTCTGTACGGGTCATCCATAG
- the LOC143286593 gene encoding tyrosine--tRNA ligase, mitochondrial-like isoform X1, producing the protein MAAHLRRAFVLPCFTDKLSHGCRRIQLLRLHSTMSSKVLSLHNRGVLQTVFPEGSVVELSHHLNRQQTMYCGFDPTADSLHVGNLLALVALLHCQAAGHTCLALVGGATALIGDPSGKTTERAAMTAEEVEKNVLKITENVQRVVNNYAAHIHKETKQPLPSFKIINNMEWYKGKSVVQFLSTVGRLFRMGPMLSKHSVQSRMKSAEGMSFTEFTYQIFQAYDWLHLHQKHRCSIQIGGNDQLGNIVAGYELISRVSKQPVFGMTVPLVTTTTGDKLGKTAGNAVWLDPHKTSPFHLYQYFINVADADVEKYLKLFTFLSDQEITSIMTKQQAKPENRVAQKALAEQVTLLVHGDSGLEAALRWTQALYGSSIEAVASLKPAELAQLFGQVPVQNMFLDPGMTVLDVCMKAGCFGRIVDAERVIKAGGVYLNHCRVQQPDFVLIPGQHILSNNTTLIRVGKKNYYVINWCQ; encoded by the exons ATGGCTGCACACCTGAGAAGAGCGTTCGTGCTTCCATGTTTCACGGACAAACTTTCACATGG ATGCCGCAGGATACAGCTGCTTCGTTTACACAGCACAATGTCTTCCAAAGTTCTGTCTCTTCACAACAGGGGTGTCCTGCAGACAGTGTTTCCAGAGGGAAG tgttgtggaaCTGTCCCATCACCTGAACCGGCAGCAGACGATGTACTGCGGCTTTGATCCAACTGCTGACAGTCTCCATGTTGGCAATCTGCTGGCTCTTGTTGCTCTGCTGCACTGTCAGGCAGCGGGCCACACTTGTCTGGCATTG GTGGGTGGAGCCACAGCTCTGATCGGGGATCCAAGTGGAAAGACAACGGAGCGGGCGGCCATGACggcggaggaggtggagaagaacgTGTTGAAAATCACAGAGAACGTGCAGAGAGTCGTCAACAACTACGCCGCTCACATCCATAAGGAGACAAAGCAGCCACTCCCCTCCTTCAA AATTATAAACAACATGGAATGGTATAAAGGAAAAAGTGTTGTGCAGTTTTTGTCAACCGTTGGTCGTCTTTTTCGAATGGGCCCAATGCTTTCaaaacacag tgttcagaGTCGAATGAAAAGTGCAGAGGGCATGAGTTTCACAGAGTTCACCTACCAGATCTTCCAGGCTTATGACTGGCTACATCTCCACCAGAAGCACCGGTGCAGTATTCAG ATTGGAGGCAATGATCAGCTGGGAAATATTGTTGCTGGCTATGAGCTGATTTCCAGAGTGTCAAAACAGCCAGTCTTTG gtatgacagtgccACTGGTGACCACAACAACAGGTGATAAGCTGGGGAAGACGGCAGGTAACGCTGTGTGGCTGGATCCGCACAAAACGTCACCCTTTCATCTCTACCAG TACTTCATCAACGTGGCTGATGCGGACGTGGAGAAATATCTCAAGTTATTCACCTTCCTGTCTGACCAAGAGATCACCAGCATCATGACCAAACAACAG GCAAAACCAGAGAACCGAGTGGCACAGAAGGCACTGGCAGAGCAAGTCACACTTCTGGTGCATGGAG ACTCAGGTCTGGAGGCAGCACTGCGATGGACGCAGGCTCTGTACGGGTCATCCATAGAGGCTGTGGCCAGTCTGAAGCCTGCTGAGCTGGCTCAGCTGTTCGGGCAGGTGCCTGTGCAGAACATGTTCCTGGACCCAGGGATGACCGTTCTGGATGTCTGTATGAAGGCTGGCTGCTTTGGCAGGATAG TGGATGCAGAGCGAGTGATCAAAGCAGGGGGGGTGTACCTGAACCATTGCCGTGTGCAGCAGCCTGACTTTGTCCTCATTCCCGGCCAGCACATCTTGTCTAACAACACCACGCTCATCAGAGTGG GGAAGAAAAACTACTATGTCATCAACTGGTGCCAGTGA